In Jannaschia sp. W003, the genomic stretch CGCCTCGGCGGCGGGAATTGTCAGAAGCGGCATGGGGATCTTTCTGACTAACGACCGGCTGACTGCTGGATGGGGCGGTGTTATCAGAACCGCGCTCGAGTGTGGAGGGACGTGCAATCAAGGCCGCCCCGCGCGCGTGAGGCAGGCAAAGTCCCGCTGCCTTACCCCGCGCGGGCGCACGCGTGGGACGCGTCGGACCCCGAGTCTTCCGATGTCTTGAGAGGCATCGAAGCCGGCCTCCCGGGCGCGGTCGGCGGAAGAGGCGTTGCGAAGGTCGGCCAGTCGGGGCGTGGCCATGACGCCAGCGGGCGGGACAGGTCAGGGCGCGGAGCTGGTTCCATTCTGGGACGATGGCTAGAAGGTCCGCGCCATCCGCGGCCTCGAAGCGTGGCGGAGCCGGGTGGGTGCGGTGGCCTCGGCCCTGGGATGCGGATCGAAGCAGGCGAGTGTTGAGCGCACCATCTGCGCTACGGAGAAGCGCTCGCGGATGACCTCCGGGGCCTCGCGCGCCACGCGCGCGCGCAGCGCCGGGTCGTCGTGGTAGCCCTGCACCAATGCGGCCAGCTCGTCGGGCGAGCGGCCCTCGGCCACGCGCCCGCTCTCGTCCGTGGCGATCCCCTCGCGCACGCCGCCCGCGTTCGTGACCACCACCGGCACCCCGGAGATCTGCGCTTCAATCACCACGTTGGGCAGGCTCTCGGTGTGCGAGGTCAGGAGAAACGCGTTCATCGCCCCGTAGTAGGCGCGCAGCCCCGAGAACACCGCGCCCGGCATGTGGAGGCGGTAGGCGAAGCCCCCCTCCTCGGCCCGGCGCAGCATCGCTTCCCGAAGGGGGCCATGGCCGACCAGGAGGAAGTGGCAGTCGGGCAGGGCGCTGGCGACGCGGGCGACCGTCTCGATCCAGAGCATCGGATCCTTCACCGGCTCGAAGCGGAACACGCCGCCGACCACGAAGGCGTCTGCGGGAATCCCGAGCGCACGGCGCACCTCCACGGCCCGCTCGGGCGCGGGATCGCCGAGACCGGCCTCGTCGAGACCGTTGCGGATCAGCCGCATGCGCGCCGGATCTAGGCCGATCTGATCGGCCCACTCGTCGCAGGCCATGCGGCTGTTCGAGGCGAAGGTGATCGCCCCGCGCGGTGCCGCCGCGCGGCAGACCCGGGTCACGATCCGCTCGCGCAGGTCGAACAGCTCCGAGCCGTTGGACTGGTGCCGGCGCGTCATGCTGCCGAACCGAATCAGGGTGCGCGGAACGCCGGCGATCACGCTGGCGATCACGGTCTGCGCGACGGGACCGACCCGGTAGCTCAGCATCTCGGGGCGCAGCTGCCGGAATGCCCGCATCAGCGCGGTGGTGCCGCCGAGGTCGAGCAGATCCTCGAGGCGCTGCAACTCCTCGAACGGCGATGATTCAGACAGCGCGTCGCCGTCGCATACGGCATCGACCTCACGCATGTAGTGGACGTCCAGCCTCGATCCGGCTCCGTTCCTCAGCGCATAGGAGGTGTCGCGGCGCGCGGTCACCAGGAGCGCCGTCCGCGCGACGCCGCCCATGCCCCCCGCGAGGGCCTGCGCGAGGTTGACCGTCTGCCGCTCTGCCCCGCCGAGGCCGAGCGAGGAGCAGGTCAGCAGCATCTTGCCCGGCTCGGGGTCGTAGCCGAACCGCGGGTCGCGCCCAAGGTCGAGCATGCGCGCGATGATGCGGCCGTGCAGCGCGTCGTTGTCGGTCTCGTCCCAGTCGCGGGCGAGCGCCTCCGCCGTCGCCACGCGCCCGCGGTCGCGATGCGAGAGGGCCGCGCCCGCGTCCGGATGGGCCGCCAGGAAGGCCGCGGCGGCGATGTAGTCGAGCCGGGCGATCAGACACCGCAGATAGAGCGCACGATCCTCGGCGCTGCCCGTCTCGAGGTCGCCCGCGGCCCGCAGCACCGCCTCCGCCCGGCCGGGCAGATCGCTCGCCAGCAGGAGCCACGCGAAGGCGTGCGCCCCGAGCCGTCCCTCGCCGTGGCGATGCGCGGCGCGGGCGAGGAACCGGTCAAGCACGGCGTTGCGGTTCATGACGCGCAACAGGCGCGCGACGCGCCGCACGTCGGAGAAGTCGGCCTCCGGGTGCCGCATGGCCCGGCGCGCCGTGGCGAAGGCCCCCGCGAGGTTCTTGTCGGTCTGAAGCGCGCGGGCGGCGCCGCGTAGAGCCGCGAGGTTCGCCGGATCGAGGTCCAGCACCATGCGCCAGCACCGGAGCGCGCCCGGAAAGTCCCGCGCCGCCTCGTGGGCCCGGGCGCGGGCGATCCCGACCCGCACGGATCCGCTCCCGCCCGTGTCCAGGGCCTTCAGAAGTGCCAAGGCCTCCGCGCCGCGGTTCCGCCGCAGAAGCACCTCGGCTGCCGCGAGCCGCGCCTCCGGTGCGTCCTCGTGCTGCAGGGCGGCGGCGAAGCCGCGCGAGGCGCCGGCCAGATCGCCTGCCCCGCGCCGCCTCCGGGCGACCCGCAGCCAGAGCGCCGCCCGCGTGGCGGCGGCGCCCTCGAAGCGTGGAAGCAGCGCCTCGGCCTCTTCGGGCCACCCGTCCACCAGCCGCCGCGCGACGTCGAACGCGTCCGGCGCCGCCGCATAGAGGGCGCGCAGCAGCATCTCGCGCCCGAAGCCGGTGATGCCTTGCGCCTCCATGGCCCGCAGATGCGCGCGGGCCAGCTTCACGTCGCCGGCTTCGAGCGACCCTTCGCCCTGCAGCACGCCCGCCAGCCGCGCGAGTTGCCGTTCCGGCTCGCGCATGGGGTGGGCCCCCAAGAGCGCCAGGGCTTCCGCGCTGCGTTGCAGTGCCAGAAGGTTCCGCGCCGACTCCAGCCGCACCGTGGCGTACCCGGACGGCCCCTCCGCGAGCACCTCCAGCGCCGCCTCCCAACGCGCCTGCTTGCGCAGCCCGCGCGCCCGTTCGATCAGCGCGCGGTTCGCGTCGGAGCTTTGCCGGGGCGGTTGGCTGGGTGACACGATACGGTTCCTTCGGAGTCCTGTTTCCGGCGCCGCGGCAGCACTGCGGCCGCACCGCGTTCGCCCCTTCGAGCCTTCGTTTCCCTACCGGTTGCTCAATGGAACCTCAAACACCGATCTCGCCCGTCGGCGGGCCTCCTCTGGGCGGGACGGCCCCGCCTGCGGCAACGGCCGTGCCGGCGGGGGGCGCGCCACAGTCCGCCGCCGAAGACCGACCGCAGGCCGAAGTCCGAGAAACACACCCCCGACACCAGACCCACATACCCCGTCCCGATCATCGCTATCCGCATCGCGCATACCCCCGAGCGCCGCCTGTCGATCCCCAGGCCCGGAGCCTCCTAGCGCGGCCCCCCGGAAGGGGCGAGGCCCGCGCCGCGCGGGCCCGCGGCGGTGATGCGGAACGGCACCGCACGGCCCACGGAGGGGCGCGGTTCCCCGTGCCGGCAGTTGCGCCCGCGCGCCGCGGATGCGAGGCTTCCGCGGCAGCCATCGCGAGTGTGCCGACCTTGTCCCCCATCCATCCCGTTCTCCTATGCGGCGGCTCCGGCACGCGGCTCTGGCCGCTCTCGCGGCGCAGCTACCCCAAGCAGTTCGTGCCCCTCGTGGGCGACACCACGCTGTTCCAGGCCTCCGCGGCCCGCCTCGCGGGGCCGGGCTACGCCGCGCCGGTGGTGATCACGAACTCGGACTTCCGCTTCATCGTCACCGAGCAGCTCGCCGAGGCCGGGATCGACCCCGGCGCCGTGCTGATCGAGCCCGAGGGGCGCAACACCGCGCCCGCGGTGCTGGCCGCCGCGCTGCACGTCGCCGCCGCGGACCCGGACGCGCTGATGCTGGTGGCGCCCTCCGACCACGTGGTGCCCGACGCCGCGGCGTTCCGCGCCGCGGTCGAAGCGGGCGCGCCGGCCGCGCGGGCCGGGCGGATCGTCACCTTCGGCATCCACCCCGACCGCGCCGAGACCGGCTACGGCTACCTCGAGCTCGCGGCCGCGCCGCAGGGCGCCGATCCGGTGCCGCTGGTGCGCTTCGTGGAGAAGCCGAATGCTGCGGCCGCCGAGACGATGCTCGCCTCGGGCGCCTTCCTGTGGAACGCCGGCATCTTCCTGTTCACCGCGCGCACCATGTTGGAGGCCTTCGAGGCCCACGCGCCCGAGCTGCTGGCGCCGGTGCGCGCCGCGGTAGAGGAGGCGCGCGCGGACCTGGGCTTCCTGCGCCTCGCGCCCGGACCCTGGGCCGCGCTGCCCGACATCTCAATCGATTACGCGGTGATGGAGCGGGCCGGAAACCTCTCGGTGGTGCCCTTCGCGGGCGGCTGGTCCGACCTGGGCGGCTGGGACGCGGTCTGGCGCGAGGCGGCGCGCGACGCCGACGGGGTCGCCACCGCCGGTCCGGCCACCGCGATCGAGTGCCGCGACACGCTGCTGCGCTCCGAGGACGAGGGGCTGGAGCTGGTGGGGCTGGGGCTCAGGAACGTGATCGCCGTGGCCCTGCCCGACGCGGTGCTAGTGGCGGACGCGGGCCGCGCCCAGGACGTGAAGCGCGTGGTGGCCGCCCTGAAGGCGAAGGGCGCGGCCCAGGCCGTGACCTTCCCGAAGGACCACCGCCCCTGGGGCTGGTTCGAGTGCCTCGCCACCGCCGACCGCTTCCAGGTTAAGCGCATCGTGGTGCACCCGGGCGCCGCCCTGAGCCTGCAGTCGCACCACCATCGCTCCGAGCACTGGATCGTGGTCGAGGGCACCGCGCAGGTGACCGTGGGCGAGGACGTGCGCCTCGTGACCGAGAACCAGTCCGTCTACATCCCGCTCGGCGCCGTGCACCGCATGGAGAACCCCGGCAAGGTGCCGATGGTGCTGATCGAGGTGCAGACGGGCATCTACCTCGGCGAGGACGACATCGTGCGCTACGAGGACGTCTATGCGCGCAGCTGAGGGGCCGGACCGCGACCCCGCCGCGCCATTCTCGCCGAAGTGTGAGATCCCTGTTCCCTGAGCCATTAAGATTTTTCGAATGTGGGAGCGATCGAAGGCGGAGCTTAACCCGTTAGCGCCTTGTAGAGTGCCGCGTAGTCCCCCGCGGAACGCTCCCAGCCCACGGGATGGCACATGGCGCGGCGCTGCATCCCCTTCCACGTCTCCGCGTCGCCGTGCAGCGCGCAGAGCTGGCGCAGCGCGCGCGCGAGGGCGTCCGCGGTGACGGGGTGCACCTGGATCCCCGTGGCCGCCCTGGCCCACAGCCCCGCGAGCGTGGCCGGGATCACGGTGTCCGCCAGCCCCCCCGTCAGCGCTACGACGGGAATGGTGCCGAAGCGCAGGCCGTAGAGCTGCGTCAGGCCGCAGGGCTCGAAGCGGGACGGCACCAGGATCGCCTCGCCGCCGGTGACGAGGCGCCGGGCCAGTCCCTCGTCGTAGCCGATCCGCACCGCCACGTCCCGGTGCCGCTCGGCGGCCTCGCGGAAGGCGTGCTCCAGCGCCGGGTCGCCGGAGCCGAGCAGGGCCAGCTGGCCGCCGCCCTCCAGGAGGGCGGGCAGGGCCTCGAGCAGGAGGTCGAGACCCTTCTGCGCCGTGAGCCGCGAGACGACCACGCAGAGCGGTCCCGGGGCGTCGGGCAGGCCCATCTCGGCGCGCAGCGCCTCGGTGTGGCGGCGCTTGCCCGAGGGCAGCCTGTAGGGCGGCGCCCATTCCTCGGTGTCGACCCCGTTGAGGATGCCCACGAGGTCGCGGGCGCGGGCGCGCAGGAGGCCGTCGAGACCCATGCCGAACTCGGGCCGCATCAGCTCGGCGGCGTAGGTGGGGCTGACGGTGGTGATGCGGTCCGACCAGACCAGCCCGGCCTTCAGCGCCGAGATCCGGCCCCAGTACTCGAAGCCCTCCGCGGTCATGCCCGAGGCCGGCAGGCGCAGCGAGCCCAGGCGGTCCGCGTCCGCGAGGCCCTGGAAGGCGACGTTGTGGATGGTCAGCACCGTGCCGACCCCGGCCCCGGGGTGCCCCTCGCGCAGGTAGACGGGCGCGAGGCCCGCCTGCCAGTCGTGGCCGTGGAGGATGTCGGGGCGCCAGCCGTCCAGCCCGCGCCCGGCGATCGCGGCGGCGGTCCACGACAGGGCCGCGAAGCGCTCGGGGTTGTCGGGCCAGTCCCGCCCGTCCGGCCCGAGGTAGATCGAGCCTTCACGCGCGAACAGGTGCGGCGCGTCGAGGACCAGGAGGTCGAGCCCCGCGGCCCCGCTCTCGAGCACGCGCGCCGGGCCGCCGAAGAGGTCGCCGTGCCAGGTGGCCCGCCCCTCGCCGGCGGCAGCCGTCACCGCCGGATAGCCGGGCACGAGGGTGCGCATGCGGATGCCCAAGGGGGCGAGCGCGCCGGGCAGCGCGCCCGCCACGTCCGCCAGCCCGCCGGTCTTCACCAGCGGGGCGCACTCGGATGCGACCGAGAGGACCTG encodes the following:
- a CDS encoding glycosyltransferase: MSPSQPPRQSSDANRALIERARGLRKQARWEAALEVLAEGPSGYATVRLESARNLLALQRSAEALALLGAHPMREPERQLARLAGVLQGEGSLEAGDVKLARAHLRAMEAQGITGFGREMLLRALYAAAPDAFDVARRLVDGWPEEAEALLPRFEGAAATRAALWLRVARRRRGAGDLAGASRGFAAALQHEDAPEARLAAAEVLLRRNRGAEALALLKALDTGGSGSVRVGIARARAHEAARDFPGALRCWRMVLDLDPANLAALRGAARALQTDKNLAGAFATARRAMRHPEADFSDVRRVARLLRVMNRNAVLDRFLARAAHRHGEGRLGAHAFAWLLLASDLPGRAEAVLRAAGDLETGSAEDRALYLRCLIARLDYIAAAAFLAAHPDAGAALSHRDRGRVATAEALARDWDETDNDALHGRIIARMLDLGRDPRFGYDPEPGKMLLTCSSLGLGGAERQTVNLAQALAGGMGGVARTALLVTARRDTSYALRNGAGSRLDVHYMREVDAVCDGDALSESSPFEELQRLEDLLDLGGTTALMRAFRQLRPEMLSYRVGPVAQTVIASVIAGVPRTLIRFGSMTRRHQSNGSELFDLRERIVTRVCRAAAPRGAITFASNSRMACDEWADQIGLDPARMRLIRNGLDEAGLGDPAPERAVEVRRALGIPADAFVVGGVFRFEPVKDPMLWIETVARVASALPDCHFLLVGHGPLREAMLRRAEEGGFAYRLHMPGAVFSGLRAYYGAMNAFLLTSHTESLPNVVIEAQISGVPVVVTNAGGVREGIATDESGRVAEGRSPDELAALVQGYHDDPALRARVAREAPEVIRERFSVAQMVRSTLACFDPHPRAEATAPTRLRHASRPRMARTF
- a CDS encoding mannose-1-phosphate guanylyltransferase/mannose-6-phosphate isomerase — encoded protein: MSPIHPVLLCGGSGTRLWPLSRRSYPKQFVPLVGDTTLFQASAARLAGPGYAAPVVITNSDFRFIVTEQLAEAGIDPGAVLIEPEGRNTAPAVLAAALHVAAADPDALMLVAPSDHVVPDAAAFRAAVEAGAPAARAGRIVTFGIHPDRAETGYGYLELAAAPQGADPVPLVRFVEKPNAAAAETMLASGAFLWNAGIFLFTARTMLEAFEAHAPELLAPVRAAVEEARADLGFLRLAPGPWAALPDISIDYAVMERAGNLSVVPFAGGWSDLGGWDAVWREAARDADGVATAGPATAIECRDTLLRSEDEGLELVGLGLRNVIAVALPDAVLVADAGRAQDVKRVVAALKAKGAAQAVTFPKDHRPWGWFECLATADRFQVKRIVVHPGAALSLQSHHHRSEHWIVVEGTAQVTVGEDVRLVTENQSVYIPLGAVHRMENPGKVPMVLIEVQTGIYLGEDDIVRYEDVYARS
- the glgA gene encoding glycogen synthase GlgA; amino-acid sequence: MQVLSVASECAPLVKTGGLADVAGALPGALAPLGIRMRTLVPGYPAVTAAAGEGRATWHGDLFGGPARVLESGAAGLDLLVLDAPHLFAREGSIYLGPDGRDWPDNPERFAALSWTAAAIAGRGLDGWRPDILHGHDWQAGLAPVYLREGHPGAGVGTVLTIHNVAFQGLADADRLGSLRLPASGMTAEGFEYWGRISALKAGLVWSDRITTVSPTYAAELMRPEFGMGLDGLLRARARDLVGILNGVDTEEWAPPYRLPSGKRRHTEALRAEMGLPDAPGPLCVVVSRLTAQKGLDLLLEALPALLEGGGQLALLGSGDPALEHAFREAAERHRDVAVRIGYDEGLARRLVTGGEAILVPSRFEPCGLTQLYGLRFGTIPVVALTGGLADTVIPATLAGLWARAATGIQVHPVTADALARALRQLCALHGDAETWKGMQRRAMCHPVGWERSAGDYAALYKALTG